From Panthera uncia isolate 11264 chromosome X, Puncia_PCG_1.0, whole genome shotgun sequence, the proteins below share one genomic window:
- the LOC125932395 gene encoding 60S ribosomal protein L26-like: MKFNPFVTSDRSKNRKRHFNAASHIRRKIMSSPLPKELRQKYNVRSTGIRKDDEVHVVRGHYKGQQIGKVVQVYRKKYVIYTERVQREKANGTTGHVGIHPSKVVMTTPKLDKGRKKILERKAKSRQVGKEKGKQKEETIEKMWE, translated from the coding sequence ATGAAGTTCAATCCGTTTGTGACCTCGGACCGGAGCAAGAACCGTAAGAGGCATTTCAACGCAGCTTCCCACATTCGCAGGAAGATCATGTCTTCCCCTCTTCCCAAAGAGCTGCGACAGAAGTACAACGTTCGATCCACGGGCATCCGGAAGGACGATGAGGTACACGTTGTGCGAGGACACTACAAAGGTCAGCAAATTGgcaaagtggtccaggtttacaGGAAGAAATACGTCATCTACACCGAACGAGTACAGCGAGAGAAGGCCAATGGCACAACTGGCCACGTGGGCATCCACCCCAGCAAGGTGGTTATGACTACACCAAAGCTGGACAAAGGCCGCAAAAAGATCCTTGAACGCAAAGCCAAATCTCGCCaagtaggaaaggaaaagggcaaacagaaggaagaaacaatCGAGAAGATGTGGGAATAA